The window GGCATTCTAGGAGACCCGTGAAATCCGGAATCTCCCAGTTTTGAAGGCTTCTTCAACAAGTCACATTCCAGATGATTTTTCCATCCATTTCATAGTAGTTGTCCGCAACGAACAAATTCTTGGATACGGCGATCTGGTAGGAGAAGGGGAATGTGCTTCTGAGCGTCTGCTCACCTATCCATATGTCATCCCAAAACTGGATTTTGTTACCTTTGCCAAGGACGAAACCAATGCTTGGCAGAACAACCCTCATCATCTCCATAATTCCTTTCCATATGTGTGAGACTTTTTGAGACGGTAATTGTTTAACCCACCAGCCACTAGGAGAAGTACCATATTTTCCTTTAATAATAGAGTTCCATAGAGTTCCCTCTTCAGATCCAAGCCTCCATATCCACTTACCTAGGAGCGCTTTATTCATCTCTTTGAGGTCTTTGATCCCAGCACCCCTATCGGACAGATGAAGGCAAATTTCCGACCATTTTAATagatgaaacttcttcctaaCTTCCTTACCTTGCCATAGAAATTCCCGTCTCACTTTGTCAATGGACTCCCTAACGGAAGCCGGGCATTTCAGCAGAGACATAAAGTAAATCGGGATATTGTAAAGAGCGGCTTTAATTAACGTGAGGCAGCCTCCAAGCGATAGGTATCGACTCTTCCACCGCGAGAGATGTGACTGAATCCTGGTTTTAACTTTGTTCCACATGGATTTATGAGGTTTGCCAACACTCAATGGCAGGCCCACAAAAGATGAAGGCAAAGAGTCAGGTTTGTGGCCGAAGACATGAGCAAGATTTTCTACCTCTGCTGTGTCCATATTGATCCCAAATATTTtagattttaccagattcacctTTAAGCCAGAGACCGCTAGGAAACAAAGTAAGGTAGTTCACAAATTGAGGATCATATCAGTTGAAGCGTCGGAAAATATGAGGGTGTCATCCGCATATTGAATGTGCGTAATAGGCCGTTGCATACCACTGATGTCAATCCCACGTCCCACGTAAGATGCCCTCCTCTTGACCCTTTTGAAGCATACGAGATAGAGCCTCTCCTACGATAAGAGAGAGGAAGGGGGAGAGAGGATCTCCTTGCCTTAAACCTCTGGAGCTTTTGAAAAATCCTTTTGGCGAACCATTCAAAAGAATGGAGAAATAAGCTGATCCAGTGCATTCCTTCATCCAAGCTCTCCACTTGTCCCCGAACCCCATGCGCTGCAACAGGTATTGCAAAAAACCCCAGTGAACGTGGTTATAAGCCTTTTCGATGTCCAGTTTGCTAATGATATGTTTCCGACCTGATCTAACACCTGCATCCAATACTTCATTAGCAGAAAGAGCTGCATCGATAATTTGTCTGCTAGCTATATAGGCAAACTGATTCTCAGATATAAGCTTCCCAATTATCTTCGATAAACGCATAGCCAAAACCTTTGCTAGAATCTTATAAGGCCCCCCCAGAAGACTGATAGGCCTGAAATCTTTTGGAGACACGGCACCTGACATCTTCGGGATCAAAGCAATAAAAGTCGCCCCTAAGCTGGTAGAAATCCTGCTACTATTATGGAAATCGTTGAACCAGCCGATAACATCTGATTGGATCACTTCCCAAAAGTGAGCATAGAAGGAGAAGGGGAAACCGTCCGGTCCAGGCGCCTTGTCTGCCCCTAAGGAATCGATGGCCCGTTTGATTTCGTCAACCGAGAAAGGAGCTTCTAGGGAAGCCGCCTCCTCCTCCGAGATGGAGGTAAAACCGACCCCATCTAATTTGGGTCTAACCCAGTCTTCTCCCATGAGGAGGGAGCTGAAGTAGGATATCATCTTGTCAGCAATGTCGTCTTTATCTTCAACCCGGGCTCCATCCACCAAGATGCTAGAGATTCTATTGTTAGTCACATGCATACTTGCCATCGTATGAAAAAAAACGCGTATTCCTATCACCTTCTTTCAGCCATTTAACGCAGGCCTTCTGCTTCCATGAAGTTTCATTTTCAAGGATACTGTCTGCAATGGCTTGAATTATTTGCACTCTTTTGGCCTGAGCATCTAGAGTGAAGTTTTGAGCTTCAGCCTGGGCGTCTATGGCTGATAGATCGACAAGCATGTCTTTCAACCCCTGGTTCTTGTTTTGAAGCTCATTTCGATACCACTGTTTTAATTCTTTTATCAGCATCTTCAGTTTAGAGGAAAGTTTGAAATCAACATGCCTAGTGACTGTAAAGCCGACCCACCAGTTAGCGACTTTCTTTGAGAACCCAGCGATTTTGAGCTAAGATAAATCAAAACGGAATGGCTTTGGGCCCCAGTTCTGCTCTTCCACGTCTAGGCAAATGGGGCAATGATCAGAAGTGGTCCTGGGGAGGATAAGTTGAGAGGTTAGGGGAAATTGATTTAACCAATCAGAAGAGAGGAGGAATCTGTCCAGTCTGCACATCGTAGAAGGCGCTCTCCCATTTGACCAAGTAAATCTAGCCCCGAGGAGGGGGAGATCCACCAATTCCTCATTTTCTATCCAAGACGAAAAGGATTTCACTGCTGAGGAGACAGAATTTCCATGAGATTTTTCATCGACATTTCTAATAGTATTGAAATCCCCTGCTATACAACATGCTCCTGAGAATTTCTGTCTGGAGGCAGAGAGATCCTCCCAAAGAGATTCCTTGTCCCCGTCCTAAATAGGCCCGTAGACTGATAAGAAAAGGCATGTGAACCCTGAAGAGGTGTGTTGAAGGATAACCGAGactgagaagttaccattccagctTTTGAGTTCCTGCCAAACAGAGGATTTCCAGGCAAGGAGGATGCCTCCAGCACTGCCGACTGCGTTTTTAGCTACCCATTTTGCATCTGAAGCCTGCCAAAGTGAAGCCATCAACCTGTCATCAAATGTGGAGGTCTTTGTTTCCTGCAAGCAGATTATATCAGGATTATATCTGTCACAAGAGTCCTCAATTATCCTTCTTTTCTGTTTAGACCCCACTCCCCTCACGTTCCAGGAAATCACCTTCATTTGGACACAGAGCTTCCTCGAGTACCCTGTGAAACTTGCCTTTTCGACGAGAATTTTGAAGTTTTCTGCCCTGAAATTAAACTCAGCAGCTCTCTGTTAGAACGTACAGGCTGCCTTCCCCTGTTGGAGCAAGAATTTGATCTACGGCCTCTGGGAGAATTCTGTTCTAGTAGCGATCTTCCACTAGCCTCGACACATTGGAAGAGAGCTATGAAATCCTCAGGACAATCGCCAAAAGATAACCCAAGAGCTCTGCCCACACGTCCCATAGCATCTCTAATCCATTTCATACTATGACAGGTTATTGAAATCAAAAGGAGAACTACAAAGAAGTGGAGGCCTGTGTAGCGAGTGAGCCTCTCATTGTTCAGGTTCTAGCTAAACTATGCACCACACATTAGCAAAGCTACAGCTCTGTGTCCCTAGATCCGTACCAAtattcaagtgggtcccatgcctAGATTGGTACATGTATCTGAGTAACATTGCTCCATACAGCTAAATATGGGTATTGCATAACATTTTTTTCCCATGTCCATACACTAGTACATTTTGTCCTAGAATCAGAACTTGTTCATCATCTTCCACAAGTGAGATGCAAACCCTACTTCATTAGTCAAATTCCAAACAATTTTTTAGATAGAGGCTTGCTTGAATACATCCTGATGTGTTACAATAGGATAGGTTAGGACTCTAGCCATTGGACTTGGACCTTTTCCAATGACGcaaaccatttatttgatgggCTCTCCTTGTTATGGGGGgtgccaaaaagaaaaaagaaaacattgaGACTGAATATTTCAACCCACTGATTAAACAAATGTTATGGTGACCAATCATGTTCAAAGCAAATGAGCCAAATTATCATAGGATTgaaatatataaatttaaaaaaaatcaaaaaattaaaagctTCTACTAATTGAATCTTTAAAAAAAGGGGGGGCGGGGGAAAGCTTCTATTGACTGTCTTTCCACCGTACAAATTGAGAAttgtcatataaacggtttggatcattagacgATGACCGAGATTCAAAGGCTAAATCCCATGGCAATGCAAAACATCGGGATGTATTAGAGAAAACTTCTTTTAGATATAAGCGCCTTCATGAAGGAAAGAACCAAGATATTTATCACGTGAGTAGCAAGTCGCAATACTAACAAGATGAATAGGGTAACTAATATCAACACACACTGATTGATTTGCAGGCAccattttccattttgggaaTTAAAAGGGGGGGAATGGCTGTAAACTTTCTAAAATATAAGAAAGTTACAGGTAACTTTGTTGCAGATGGTGTTTCGGGGAGGAAAGTTCCTATAACTTTCTTACACCTAAAGGTTGAAGGTTGAGAAAATCTCACAAACACTAAGGCTGTTTTTCAAGTTACCTATAACTTTGAAACATGTCAGTGGATAGAAATTTTGAATCCAAAATTGCTTGGGAGAAACGCAGCTGGCAAgattgatggatgggatggatttctcacaaacatcacagtggaccccacctagctgtTGCAGACAAATAAGACGGATTGGATTCCCCCCTCCCCTTTTTTTACTATGCTTTGATGATAAGTAGTGGTAGACCTTTTCCAGTTAAATCTCAACTATAtgttgtgtgcgtgtgtgtgtgtgtgttttttttttttttttccaatccaaTTGCAAGCCACCATTAGCATGGTTAAAATTGCTTTAAAAATCCAAGGCCAAATTGTTCGATAAACCTCAAATTGAAGGCAAAAAATTGAAATGACACtctatggcccatctaatgaaaATTTGTAGTTCCCTTTTGCTTACttttagtttgttttttttttttccacattaCAAGCATTTCGAATACGTgtgcccacttttatggcccacatgatgattagCTTAGCCTAAGAATCGGCCTAACAATCCGTCTAAATGAGCTCAATAAAATGGCATACTTTTATTCAAGCTTTCTTgtgttaatttgatttttaaacgATCCCCTACTCCGAGCTCTagttggtgtgaatatacaacttatTATCTGTAACTaatttacaggttatccaaacacagaAACTACGTTACttgtaagttataacttacaTCCAAATAGGATTACCTGTAACTTTATTTCACCTATAAGTTGCCtgtaacttacaacttaaaaaacttacaggcatccaaacacagcATAATATTTGATTCCCAAGATGGAGAACATATGCATGAAAGATCACAAAGGCCAGGTGTAAATTGCTGCTCCCTAATAATGATTCGGAAGATGAAGATGGCAACCACAAAACATACATGAAATTCATTCTCTatatatgaagcattgttacaaGAAGAAATGAACGCAAATTCCACCCAAAAATAACACAATCCAACTGCCCCAGATGCGTACATagttagaaaaatgaaaatagataCAGACGAGGAAATGATGTATATATACACGTATTATTGTTATGTATACAATCAAATAATACGCATGTATTATTGTTATGTATACAATCAaataaggttgtgtttggatgcacaattgaattgaattgcaaacatccagtaatcaagaggaaatgacaaaaacAGTGCCGTTTCTCAATATTCATGATGAGGAATTGGACCGCAAACTGCAGTTGCATTcctttcaaatccaacttgaaagtagCTCATTTGCAATTTGGAAGGCGGTTCCTCCAGATGGATGCCAAAGAAAATCGCAATGTGGTCGTTTCCACCATCTTGGACtcatattgcaattcaattccatATTACGTCCAAACACATGGTAAAGAAAGAATTAAAACTTctcaataagaagaagaagaggaagaattcAAAACGCCAAACTCTTGGTGGTGCCTCTCTGTGCAGCTGCCCGAGAAAAGTATGCTCATCAAAGCTTCTGCCTTGCTTTTTGCCCTCGAGCTTCCGGTCTCAGCCAGCTCAGAGATACCAGCCAACGCCGCGGAGCCCATCTCCCGGATATCCCCTGCCACCTTCTCCCCTCCACACTGCACCAGATTCAACAAGGCAGACGCCGCATTCTCCCTGGCCCGAGTGCTGGACCCTGTCGCTACGTCGAGCAGGTCGACAAGGACGCTGACCCCCGAAACCTTCCGGAAGGCGTCAATGCTCTCATAGCACCCGGCAAGCTGGGCAATGATGGCGGTCGAGTCCTCGATGAAGCCGAGGCGGCTGTCCTTGACAACAAGGGAGAAGAGGGGGGGGACGACGCCGAGGTCGACAAGACGGGGCCGGTTGAGGGGGTAGAGGGAGATTGCAAAGAGGGCCTTGAGGGAGTCCTTGATTGATCGAGGTGGGGAATTGGGGCTTCGGAGGAGGTCAATGAGGGGAGAGAGGATGGAGAGCTTGGATCCGATGATGGGGCGATAGTGGTCGACGACGAGGAGGCTGTAGACGGTGGCAGCAGCGGCCTGGAAGGAGGCAGGAGAGGAAGGATAGCGTAGTACGTGAGAGAGGGAGTCAAGAAGGCCGGGAGTAGACATGAGAAGCTCACGGGAAGAGATGGAGAGGTTGAGGAGGGCTGCGACAGCGTTCTCTTGGATATTAGGGCTTGTATGATGATCGGAGGAGGAGATGTAGAGGGATTGTGAGAGTAGGGGAATGGCGCCAGCCTCAGAGACAAAGAGGCGGCTTTCAGGGTCGTGTTTGGAGAGGAGGCGGAGCTCGCAGATGGCTTCGGTTCGGATCTGATCTGAATCGGACTTGAGCCGCTTCACCAGACACCTAGCTGTCCGACGTTTTACTTCCATCTCTTTCTTCTTGTTGTTACAACGCAGCTGCTGCTACTCGTCTTTTTGAGAAATTGTCAGAAGAGGAAGTGTTTTGAGGATTGAGAAGGAGTAAgggagaagatttgaatgagTAATAGGTTCATTTTTGCGTGCGGTGGGCTGCTTTTGATTGGGAATGGGTAAAAGGTGAAAAGAATGTGGCAGCATCATTGAAAATTTTAGCCAAGAGAGACAGGATGCGACGTCATCCAAACCGAGTGGCGGATTTGGGGGGGTCCTCAATGTGGGTtccaccggaaacggattggctggtgtacctcacaccagctatatagccgttgtacaagttctgtgggtctgatcacgaggtatgtgttatatccaaaccgttcatacatttAGTAAGCTCACCTTAAGGCTTTACACGAAAACtaagacagatttaactatcaactggaccacactacaaaaagcagtgggggattgaacatctaccattgaaacccttttggggtcacagaagttttggatcagtatgaaatttgtttttccttttcattcaggtctttgtgaccttatgaacagattggatggaaaataaaccttacggtgggcctacaaattttttagggagaaaatcattatctcccctACTATTTGTGGtttggtctagatgatctttggatatgattcattttttggataatcctctaaaatgatctttaaaattagatgaacggtgtagatataataaatacatcactataaggcccatgtaactttgatctcctttgaaccgttcgtacaacttggagttcgaggagcgtcagtgctcgtcgtCTTCTgtcgtacctacagcagctatatagctggtgtgtggtacactagccaatccgcttccggttccaccacggtgtatgtgttctatatcacGCCTATCCCTCTTCGCAGCCCATttcagggcatggtccaaaaaatgagacatgtCTAAATcccttgtggaccacaccattgaaaactgtggtcattgaacgcccaccattaaaaactacctatGCCCACTGTAAtaattatttttcatccaacctgtttaacaGGTCAACAGTTTTTTTTATGGACCTGgaggaggttttaatggtgggaattcaatctgTAACGTGTAgttcaccagagatttggatcttcctattTTTGgaccatatcttaaaatgatccagcAAAAGGGTTGAACACTGGATATACAGGAATTTATGGAGTTGGGCTTAAGGTCAGGCCTATTCTGCTAAGTTGTCACCCCTGCCTCATCTAATCCACGCCCATTTGATGCCCCACGCAGACAAAAAGCTAACGCAAATGTTAGCTCCTTTACCATGTCCATTTGAAGCCAGTAAAAAATGATTTAGATCGGAAACTTTGGTTAGTCATTAATGCATGCAACGAATGGTAATGGCTGTTTGGTTAAGACTAGAAATTTTGCCTTATAATGGGAGCAAACCTCAACCCTCTAACAGTTAGACCccactatggtgtgtgtgtgtgtatatatatatatatatatatatatatatatatatatatatatatatgccatcctgtcctttcattttttttcagatcattttaagttatgatcccAAAGATGAGGCAAATCGAAAGCTCTAGTGAGCCATGCCACAAAAAACAGTGAGaagtgaatgcctaccattgaaaacttcttatggatTATAGAACTTTATGGATATtcatcattctttggctcataccctaaaatgagacgacaaaatgaatgaacggaatgaaacacatacaatacGTTATGGTGGGGTCTATAAAGTTTAAATGAACAATCTAACCAATATTCTTCTTGTCAAAAGTCATACTAGTCAACATCAGCAAATATCAAGATAAGTCATCCTTGTTCACCATCATTAGCATCCCTTCATAGGTAACCAAATAAATCCTATGGAAATGTAGATGGTCACACAATGGAAACAACAAGTTTGGTGAGACCCTGACCTAAGGGCTGTCATTAATCCCATGTGAGACACTTTCAAACATGACCATTTCTGATAGCGAAATATGGCCTAGTCAAATCTCGCCGTGGTAGGGCTTCACTGAACTCAGTGTTTCTCAGCCTCAACCAACTAAGTTCCAACCTCAATGGGCAACAGGACAGATGAGGCTATAGAAGTTCTCAATTAAGCTACCATTTGTGATTTTAGGTCATCTAGCCAGTATAACttaatgaatagtttggatgtatTATGCCCTATTTTCTAGCTATTACGATAAATTCTAATAAGAATGTAACAGGTGGCATTGTATAAGAAATAGAAGatggatgaaaagatcttcaagatacttagaACACTTTTTGTATAATCATAGCTAGCATAAATGTAAGTGCTTGTATTTGAAGCACATAtggagttgtcaaatttcatagacaaAATGCCAGTTAGATCTTAAGTACACTTCAGTCCTCTATGGTACCTCATGAAGATCGGTtcaacatctcaagacttaaAGAAGTCGCATGGTTTCAAGATTAAGATCTCTTTCTATGCCAACCACCAGGTTTATGACCCTAAAGGACCTTAGGTTAAGTCTTTTTGAAAATTGTTTAAAATGTTTAATTTACAGTGTAAGTTCACTAAAGTTCGGCCAGTCTAACTTTAGGTCGGCCAACCCAACTACAGATTTGGCTAAGTTTTCATATTCAAATATTCAAAAAATCTGTTACAAGTTCAGCCAACTTAACTAAGAATTGTGTTAGCTCGAAAGTTCgccggtcaagtttccagcaatggaatTCTCGGATTTCATAAGGATTCGGCCAGCCAAATTTTGGCTTGGGCCAGTCGAATTTCAGATAAATCTTATCCTGTGCAATCTGATAGCCGTTGGAAAGGAATCGTTGGAATCCGATCAGCTAAACCGATTTTGAGGCTGACATAATTTCCAAATCTTTTGGCTATAAATATGGACCTTCTCTCATTCTATTTAACAACAAGAATCAGTGATAAATCTTCTGCACATTAGAGAGAAACTCGGGTCCTCCCCAAGCTATCTATgtagtaattattatttttatttagcttattcaattctctttctcaagttgatGTTAAATGTAATTAGATAATAATATATACTCTATTTGAGAAACCGAGAATTGAATTTGTAACATTAGGATTTATATTCcttaaaatacattagatccataCATTCTTTCAAGTTGAGCATATATTACCTCCTCGACActtaagaaagaagatcgctacaTCAAGCTTCGACTACATCTTCGAATcgtcatttgaagataagtacaattGTCAATTATTATTGCTTtatttaggtttttctaagatagcccgaaaatctccGTGGGTTGAtttatgatagcccatgaaaatcacaaaaggaggtTTTGTTGTAATAACCCGTGCAAATCAGAATAATTGTAAGAGAttgttaaggtgaacttgtgaaaatctTGAAATAGTAAAAGCCAAATTACAaggatagtaattttgggagtagagtaggtgtgagTTTAAGCATtgaaccactataaccccttgtgcatttgtggtgattgTTTTATTTGATTATGTCCGCTTTTGTTTTAaaagtttgatttcaaagacatcgtgatataagattgtcctgcctaaaattttaggtgaaggttgtcctacgaattatttggaatcaatgtttcaatactttgTGTTTATTCTGCTTTATTTCGAAGAATttagtattgtcctattcaccccttctCTCTAGGACATTGATAGCTCATCTTTCAATAAATCCAATGTTATACATTATTAGATGGTTGGCAAAGTAACACGGTTGAGTTATCTAAAATTTAACGAGCGAAGAGAAAAATACAGTCGAGCAGTCCAAGATCTAGTAGGTTATCCGGAGACATAGAACCTGACCGACagaagaggaataaaaaaaaaagggaaatgtaACAAGAGAAGGATCTAGAAATAGGTCATTTAACTATTGTAACCGCTAAAGTAATGAAAGAAGCATCTGGAAGAATAAGTTGCAACATAACTCTGTAAATCGTAGAGGAAATCAACAGATCCAACTCGAACACAATCAAATCTAATAAtaaacaaatctatcaatttactttatctctaGTTATCATACGAGTAGCGATAATCCATAATCCATAAGTGGTAAGTCTTAGCCATAGTTCTTAGTTGTAATCAAAATCTACGCTTATACGTTGGATTTGTCCTTTATCTAATATCacgcagttctttcaagagatgcattcttaCAGTCACTCCTAGTGACTGATTgtgaatttttctttttatttgattgcACTGGTGTTttgaaaagtcctttcttgtGGAAGGCAGTACATAACCTACTTTCGGAGGAAGAATCTTACCCTTCGATTATCGCATGATCATTACAAATTTCTGCAAGTGGCTGAGTAAGTGAATGATCTTCTTAGAATCTGGTCATTTATGTCCGCATCGAACGTATCTGCTTATTTTGGtgcttagggctgaaagttgattggtttggatTGAGCAGCTTTATCGATTTTGGCATGCCCGCACTgcacatgatagaaaacaaatAGAGTGCCAacaggatggcatataaacatcacttgaGTCGGGAGaaagttttgatggtggatgtttttttccccactgtttccaatcatgtggcctacttcagttttggatctaccACACTATTTTATGCTATGTCTTAACATGAGGTGGTGGAACTGatagacagggtggatttctcatgtaATGGTCCCCACCTAGCTTCTGCCGACAGGGACTTTAGGCAATTGGCATCCCATGTTTAAGTTTACTTCTTGCCAATGTAGTATGTACAATAATGTTTGTGATGGTAGCTCAATGTGTTGTGTTGAGTGTAAAacattgcatattttccctatttataccttggttttataaacatgataatgcttaatcgatttaattatgcatgttttcatgtgtgaaatgattttgaaagcttaaggtgaaatggatgccaaaaggaagatttatgctaaaaagattactaaatgaagatttggagatttgaaagtcattaatgaagaattcacatgccaaagatccaagaaaactgagGAATGaggagaatcaaagatttgaagtgaagaaaaagaatcctgaaattgttctgaaaacaaacatattcctaaaattatcttgaaaaagctagcatattttgaaactctaaatatatttttgaaaaactgcgcagagtgcataaatttagggatgtacatgaaccgagctagctcagttagcttgctcgactcgactcgaaaagctcggttcgaagctgagttcgagccaagtcgagctgattttttgagctcgaaaatgagttcgagctggccctagatcgactcgactcggatcaaacccaacttgatttgaacttggatcgaactagttcagtgactcgattactttgatattgatgttgctcaccaagtgtttgatgaa of the Magnolia sinica isolate HGM2019 chromosome 7, MsV1, whole genome shotgun sequence genome contains:
- the LOC131251261 gene encoding U-box domain-containing protein 4 → MEVKRRTARCLVKRLKSDSDQIRTEAICELRLLSKHDPESRLFVSEAGAIPLLSQSLYISSSDHHTSPNIQENAVAALLNLSISSRELLMSTPGLLDSLSHVLRYPSSPASFQAAAATVYSLLVVDHYRPIIGSKLSILSPLIDLLRSPNSPPRSIKDSLKALFAISLYPLNRPRLVDLGVVPPLFSLVVKDSRLGFIEDSTAIIAQLAGCYESIDAFRKVSGVSVLVDLLDVATGSSTRARENAASALLNLVQCGGEKVAGDIREMGSAALAGISELAETGSSRAKSKAEALMSILFSGSCTERHHQEFGVLNSSSSSSY